The Platichthys flesus chromosome 18, fPlaFle2.1, whole genome shotgun sequence genome includes a window with the following:
- the LOC133973937 gene encoding apolipoprotein B-100-like: MWDSKLCLSFVLITLASSLNQRYKPYHIYEYLYKAESLNSINGASHLKNGPMATCKVEIEVPQTCSFIVRTTGCSLSEVVDMDAEGNPVFSPTSSSHNFAAEMERYPLKVVVEGVYDVRVYPEDGETTTILNVKRGIISALAVPLVEEDKNKKMPTIHGMCKTDSSITSTEDSTTGISLTRDLSTCDKFVPMRDHTSPLALISGMQYPLAQLVRSSQTCNYNFDSEKKHMTSGSCTENHILIPFSHKGEYGVTNVGKQELTLVQVSPHNERVFDHSGIVKGLHMEAVQEKSAIQDKDAGLNLLRELTNLPEAEGERRAHLFHKLVTMVRGMKAETLSPAIPEALEVSRVLTYQVLAQCGTPECSSGIMQILRTFDSSAVEVDAAVFALGLVSNPSALLINDMLEMAKYKTSKPILYALSNIVKRYYKAEGNLIPEIYSVAEFMASQLGDCSGDQETTFMLLRVIGNMAPAMSPASPALRAAVMQCVNQPEASLAVQQAAIQTFRLIPVPEEGREILMQVVLDGTSPMQKRVAAYLVLMKNPQPSELAQLADALPLEQDQQVKSFVISHITNILSTTEPETKELRHMIGDALQGNEIGATMDPTKFSRNYKLGSVEGNMIFEGTGYLPKEVMLDMTLKAFGYEMDMMEIGMESKGFEPTAEALFGENGFFPDTAMKIMYFVSDNMPLRVSENLLNMLPNLKKDRMKRQASLNLMREIGSNLNKLVGELKSAQSPEAMVYMKLLGNELGYLNTKEIQAMAYSATMMIDSMMKMFPGDLMKALMTKADNTIFAHYIFMDNEFFLPTLTGVPLRVALSGTFTPGIKGGLHIGRDMNEVAFMPSAGIEFVTQVGSHIPEYVNSGLEMHTSIFHESGLSAKISMGHEGLKLTIPAPVNPTKLIKMTNTLVAVTGSEVMTIPPTVMDKVDVNECTPFFAGMKYCTALQYIDASSQETTPYFPFTGDSKFAVELHPTGAVTEYTATVAYELLREGEEGRQKVDSVKLIVRAEGAEPTEAVAMLKYNRRRNVVTADLQIPDYDVEAGLRLGVVDGNTKGKGTHQISLDFVNKNIPQLSLVGRANLTAMQEAMLQVQLLVPSLNADATVTAHMKHGEELELELKSEIKVMDATTEQKIALTYDAGKIEVAFTSDVNAETTVLQNADLFEKYGNQLLDAQVGLTDMRVRHIFKTFREAANSQMEKYGVDIPYIQNFRVPEMPVISLPDTLFLNTEAKASYYFNNERFTFAIPLPLGGKSTEELHFPTVLTTPSVSLPQLGLEIVSMAIPIPDLVVPESLTLVIPLFGKAEVSTLMRSNLYDAEASFSAGKDVVETPSYSAKFDVKGSSPIDVLSIKIEGSGILMTTDSINAQLKSSLVHKFIEASVSVTEDATFTDKIYLKSCSKIEATSPFGLNVALEHTGMTGFNTEEISADSKFDVMFKAGPMYGKTISTQSFTIFPFRQEAKLDSTVQVDSMVINAQNTIAASLANGEFSLVSNTNAFENLLTHVGELSFKESKLSLKGDAIVLALGMKIRNQAEVSAGADEVVIRMETNADQTENLVYYLLTATLDVNGLAVNSDATLKLLENEAIHKAVLKMNKDGLTTSGTTTLQSSLSLENSFNAELDASRATLSINNKAAMSDVKVDNANTLLITLSSLDFTSKAEATASEYASYTHDILINMKPYTASANVNNNLRLLATNFINEAQLQAELYKMDLTGSLKAIYGEEEIKHIYQVMYDDMTANAKCSTTGKLFGTHMNQNTELEVVGLAARLSNDARFNSQPMRFDHIIRCSVVPFDFNLDAVVNADGDINAYGKHSAQLYGKFLLKAQPLALASSHDCRASITQELGNNFSLQTIIDNNMDTVMSLQEQKTSFRMKSKMNEHVFNQDMSVYNTPERTGIEVSGTILTNLINIDSADNQEFTVSGFLKYDKNTDSHIIQIPLFNNLPALLESMKGFIVYVAETLHDCINNEEIKAKLEALPQHVSDFVSKLNIEGKVNQLKQYFTDLTQEYAISMDDVEASLSNLKVTFEKCLADLTVYIQHFVGMMEELLSGSLPETLAQSIQQHLNAFNEEYDIKALVVYMIDTVREMVQQFNLEKLKGSSIAFLLDIDAKYKIQAKLQTIMSEIKQKVETFDLQNFVAELKGYITYEYVDFRAHIEELISQFPSEILSDITDYIRQTIQDLDIIAKINDFYAKVRELTLKFEVDKKVQVALEQAMELIEQSKIVESIRAVFKIVKDADIPSKFMQNFEDSINYLKSSEIQDIIIQLKDYLLIIEENLKSFNYNDFVDYVNQIIAKYTSHVNDLLRSLEIPQKLEATTDLANFVLSSLRGSVEQLREINISESVKAAQAVIDQVVLDNLKVFAEVIKQRIANMDVNAEIASYLQLASKCYTDLLIFATEMFTNMVEIFKKMAPDQKIVSELLQIVDGLITELKKAQLNIASFRIPLTDLVVPSKTFTMSDLHQFEIPTELNIPEFTILGLHTVQATTISMNDIKQRLITLIDFILNFEMTMFDVDAFIGDLNMNYLPSISEYSLPVITLPEFSFPILPVLPADKLIKTLQFPTSKLPLIPSDITIPGFGKLSYEIKVNTPIYSIRSAAEVQTSLDINETPQLTAFVTSQGTSLSFEILNFNLDSTARIVVPKDHQLIAAETLKFTHAFLAVDHHASVTFSDFSAQASAKTTVKATTAHYNAELLNEAYLATKGGLSASTDTSYKHVLSLPIIDLTSETSVTQKCVARQEGTSVTVTVGNQGTTTLNSHDNTHKSDLQVTINPSTLVLTLSSDTDTFLLKMKQTMNVDFLMFSYFKSDFHSEVEGSTIKKSILVGSVNANIHDKKLELKATQTTDLTGFVSGSFNNVIDVVIGTREVVFIFQNNGNTQLSLNDALTAKIDLQNDYSATFRPDKQHMNTVALARLNQHKLFWNFSMENNERELAVLTAVEGEADVAFLTRPISIPEMDIPFVDFHTPAISDLDLYGQTGLKNILTTTEQKIDFNGKIVYQKSQVDPLIDMMGLIYIPSVGNLITQLSFKSDIINLNVNSGLYSEDDFVFRLGATTISEFEVLKAKLDGTTSLTTKRGLKLANSLSLEHRHIEGTHDSSITVSTETYETEISVATIAKISLPIFNLEANQNMAAYTKTRANAVSTLRVKADFNIPMIKAVGKAEVDHSLKLEGAFEYLSIESSTRANMDGTVHEDVLIVGILDNEFNLYLNDDGLRSTSKIITDAKLNYGTDKLFGLDVNENLAVEASLSRVYAVLKYTSNNEADLFSLNTHGKHSAQATIDFAPGSSLIADIEIDISQPSSLGELTIFEKTVAEVTADKQKISTNTKFISPLYSTNLAAEVEGNAPVFKVTFKSSATSVIVFLEYDLDSSITITFEKAGLSLNGKCLFTHTDLTVNLQNVFSQTMSDSHFILDVDITSAAFTDVNLRLALLKDGSSATISIPSTGLLGLVFHGRVPSQMNARFYGRYASEPGKDVELLTIRASIKDAEKMNLKLSLNMDAPSIMIRVVQEKLPAITSCLSNFAEKYQLFSYAAQLKNNIIFYTEEAHNIGNHAPHMSQVSILFRNTVAQYQKTMQMYLDATIRFLRETRVQLPGSDRVTTVIEVLNYLNDKITSMLERAIHRVAVNAEYASDVMIGMISKIQVTMPLRDVMAGAKILEQMRDRMKSMSNPILDLLKHPQNIDIVLEKLGDTLKNVVVKAQDFVDNSLTSDSLDSIAVYINPLYEKYVTLMKTITEYANTSVNTESIKSMVDNFLDILISAVNQFKSTVTDYVQDAPAQYKMYVKVKGSRLSISL; this comes from the exons ATGTGGGACTCCAAGCTCTGCCTTTCCTTTGTCCTTATCACGCTAGCCTCAAGTT TGAACCAGAGGTACAAACCCTACCACATATATGAATACCTGTACAAAGCTGAGTCTTTGAATTCTATCAATGGTGCATCACATCTCAAAAATGGACCTATGGCCACTTGCAAG GTTGAAATCGAAGTGCCTCAGACTTGTAGTTTCATCGTCCGCACCACCGGTTGTAGCTTGAGTGAAGTGGTTGACATGGATGCAGAGGGCAACCCTGTGTTCAGTCCCACGTCCAGCTCTCACAACTTTGCTGCTGAAATGGAGAG ATATCCTTTGAAGGTTGTGGTTGAGGGTGTATATGATGTGAGAGTGTATCCTGAAGATGGTGAGACAACAACCATTCTGAATGTCAAGAGAGGCATTATCTCTGCCCTAGCTGTTCCTCTGGTTGAAGAAGATAAGAACAAGAAAATG CCCACTATCCACGGCATGTGCAAGACAGATTCCTCCATCACCTCTACAGAGGACAGCACAACTGGCATTAGCCTCACTAGGGATCTGTCCACTTGTGACAAATTTGTCCCAATGAGAGATCACACCAGTCCTCTGGCACTTATCTCTGGCATG caATACCCTCTTGCTCAGTTGGTCAGAAGCTCCCAGACATGTAATTACAACTTTGACAGTGAGAAGAAACACATGACCTCTGGGTCCTGCACTGAGAACCACATTCTCATTCCCTTCTCACACAA GGGAGAATATGGAGTTACTAACGTTGGAAAGCAAGAACTGACTCTGGTTCAGGTTTCTCCTCACAACGAACGAGTTTTCGACCACA GTGGCATTGTCAAAGGTCTTCACATGGAAGCTGTCCAGGAGAAGAGTGCTATCCAGGATAAAGATGCAGGTCTGAACCTCCTAAGAGAACTGACCAATCTGCCCGAGGCCGAGGGTGAGAGGAGAGCCCACCTTTTCCACAAGCTTGTCACCATGGTCCGTGGAATGAAGGCCGAGACCCTGAGTCCCGCCATTCCAGAGGCTCTTGAAGTATCCCGAGTCCTGACCTACCAGGTTCTGGCCCAGTGTGGAACCCCTGAGTGCAGCAGTGGCATCATGCAGATCCTCAGGACCTTCGACAGCTCTGCGGTCGAGGttgatgctgctgtgtttgctcTGGGACTCGTGTCCAATCCCTCTGCCCTCCTGATCAATGACATGCTCGAGATGGCCAAATACAAGACCAGCAAGCCAATCCTGTATGCCCTGAGCAATATCGTAAAGAG GTACTACAAGGCTGAGGGAAATCTGATCCCTGAGATTTACTCTGTGGCTGAGTTCATGGCTTCTCAGCTGGGCGACTGCTCCGGTGACCAGGAGACCACTTTCATGTTATTGAGA GTTATTGGAAATATGGCTCCAGCTATGTCCCCTGCTAGTCCTGCACTGAGAGCGGCTGTGATGCAGTGTGTGAACCAGCCTGAGGCTTCTCTGGCTGTGCAGCAGGCTGCCATACAAACGTTCAGACTAATTCCCGTCCCTGAGGAG GGTAGAGAGATTCTCATGCAGGTCGTTCTGGACGGTACCAGCcccatgcaaaagcgtgtggcTGCGTATCTGGTACTTATGAAGAACCCCCAGCCAAGTGAACTGGCTCAGCTTGCGGATGCTCTGCCCCTTGAACAAGACCAACAAGTCAAGAGCTTTGTCATCTCCCACATTACTAACATCTTATCCACAACTGAGCCTGAGACTAAAGA ACTGAGACATATGATCGGTGATGCCCTGCAGGGTAATGAGATTGGAGCCACTATGGACCCCACCAAGTTCTCTCGCAACTATAAGTTGGGATCTGTGGAGGGAAACATGATCTTTGAGGGTACCGGCTATCTGCCTAAGGAAGTCATGCTTGATATGACTCTCAAGGCCTTTGGATATGAAATGGACATGATGGAG ATTGGAATGGAGAGCAAAGGATTTGAGCCAACTGCTGAAGCCCTGTTTGGAGAGAATGGATTCTTTCCTGACACTGCCATGAAAATAATGTACTTTGTCTCTGACAACATGCCATTGAGAGTCAGTGAGAATCTCTTAAACATGCTGCCAAATCTAAAGAAGGACAGAATGAAGAGACAG GCTTCCCTGAACCTGATGAGGGAGATCGGAAGCAACCTGAACAAACTGGTGGGAGAACTGAAGTCTGCTCAGTCTCCTGAGGCCATGGTTTACATGAAACTTCTGGGAAATGAGCTGGGATATCTGAACACCAAGGAAATTCAGGCGATGGCCTACTCTGCTACAATGATGATCGACAGCATGATGAAGATGTTCCCTGGTGAT CTAATGAAGGCTTTGATGACCAAGGCTGACAATACAATCTTTGCCCACTACATCTTCATGGACAATGAATTCTTCCTGCCCACTCTAACTGGTGTGCCTCTGAGGGTTGCACTTTCTGGTACCTTCACTCCTGGTATCAAGGGTGGACTTCACATTGGTCGTGACATG AATGAAGTTGCATTCATGCCCTCTGCTGGCATTGAGTTTGTAACTCAGGTTGGATCCCACATCCCTGAATATGTTAACTCTGGATTAGAGATGCACACCAGCATTTTCCACGAGAGTGGACTCAGTGCCAAGATCTCAATGGGACATGAGGGACTCAAACTGACCATCCCCGCACCAGTGAATCCTACAAAGCTCATCAAAATGAC AAACACCCTGGTGGCCGTGACTGGATCAGAGGTGATGACCATCCCCCCAACAGTGATGGACAAGGTTGATGTGAATGAGTGCACTCCTTTCTTTGCTGGAATGAAATACTGCACCGCTCTGCAGTACATTGATGCTTCCTCTCAAGAGACAACCCCCTACTTCCCTTTCACTGGAGACAGCAA ATTTGCTGTGGAGCTCCACCCTACTGGCGCAGTCACTGAGTACACAGCCACTGTTGCCTACGAGCTCCtcagggagggagaagagggcaGGCAGAAGGTTGACTCTGTGAAGCTCATTGTGAGGGCTGAAG GTGCAGAGCCTACTGAGGCCGTAGCAATGCTGAAGTACAACAGAAGGAGAAATGTCGTCACAGCTGACCTACAGATCCCTGACTACGATGTAGAGGCTGGACTCAGGCTGGGTGTTGTCGATGGAAACACCAAGGGCAAAGGAACTCATCAAATCTCTCTGGACTTTGTAAACAAGAACATTCCTCAGCTCTCCCTGGTTGGCCGTGCCAA TCTGACGGCCATGCAGGAAGCAATGCTGCAAGTCCAGCTGCTTGTCCCCTCACTCAATGCTGATGCCACTGTCACAGCTCACATGAAGCATGGTGAAGAATTGGAGCTGGAGCTTAAGAGTGAAATCAAAGTAATGGACGCCACCACTGAGCAGAAAATTGCACTGACATATG ATGCCGGCAAGATTGAAGTTGCATTCACATCAGACGTAAACGCTGAAACCACTGTCTTGCAAAATGCTGACTTGTTTGAGAAGTATGGCAACCAGCTGCTTGACGCACAAGTGGGACTGACAGACATGAGAGTCCGTCACATCTTCAAGACATTTAGGGAG gCCGCAAACAGCCAAATGGAAAAGTATGGTGTGGACATCCCTTACATTCAGAATTTCAGAGTTCCTGAAATGCCTGTGATCTCCCTGCCGGACACATTGTTCCTGAACAC TGAGGCAAAGGCTTCGTACTACTTCAACAATGAGCGCTTCACCTTTGctatccctctccctctcggAGGAAAGTCGACAGAAGAGCTTCATTTCCCAACGGTTTTAACAACCCCGAGTGTATCTCTACCCCAGTTGGGTCTCGAGATAGTCTCCATGGCGATTCCAATCCCAGACCTTGTTGTCCCTGAGAGTCTTACTCTGGTTATTCCTCTTTTCGGCAAAGCTGAGGTCTCAACTCTGATGAGAAGCAACCTTTATGATGCAGAGGCCTCATTTTCTGCTGGCAAAGATGTTGTAGAAACACCAAGCTACTCAGCAAAGTTTGACGTGAAAGGAAGTTCCCCAATTGACGTCCTGTCAATAAAGATTGAAG gCTCAGGAATTTTGATGACCACTGATTCCATTAATGCTCAATTGAAAAGCTCCTTGGTCCATAAATTCATTGAAGCCAGTGTTAGCGTAACTGAAGACGCAACCTTCACTGACAAAATCTATTTGAAATCATGCAGCAAGATTGAAGCCACAAGTCCATTTGGTCTCAATGTTGCACTAGAGCACACAGGCATGACTGGATTCAACACTGAGGAAATCTCTGCTGATAGCAAATTTGATGTGATGTTCAAGGCTGGACCCATGTACGGCAAAACCATCTCCACCCAGTCATTCACCATCTTCCCATTCAGGCAAGAAGCAAAGCTTGATTCTACCGTCCAGGTTGACTCCATGGTTATCAATGCTCAGAACACAATAGCAGCATCCCTTGCCAATGGTGAATTCTCTCTTGTGTCTAACACCAATGCCTTTGAAAACCTCTTGACACATGTTGGTGAGCTCTCCTTCAAAGAAAGCAAGCTGTCATTGAAAGGTGATGCCATTGTCCTTGCTCTCGGCATGAAGATCCGCAACCAGGCTGAAGTCTCAGCTGGTGCAGATGAAGTCGTCATTAGGATGGAGACAAATGCCGACCAGACTGAAAACCTTGTTTACTATCTGCTGACTGCCACTCTTGATGTCAATGGTCTGGCTGTAAACAGCGATGCCACCTTGAAACTTCTTGAGAATGAGGCTATTCACAAGGCTGTTCTGAAGATGAACAAGGACGGTTTGACCACAAGTGGAACAACCACCCTGCAGAGCTCCCTGTCCCTAGAAAACAGCTTCAATGCTGAGCTTGATGCTTCCAGAGCTACTTTATCTATTAACAACAAGGCTGCAATGAGTGATGTCAAGGTTGACAATGCAAACACTCTCCTAATTACTCTTTCTAGCCTAGACTTCACCTCAAAGGCTGAGGCCACAGCAAGCGAGTATGCCTCTTACACTCATGATATCCTCATCAACATGAAACCCTACACCGCTTCTGCAAATGTTAATAACAACCTGAGACTTCTGGCTACCAACTTCATTAATGAGGCTCAGCTGCAGGCAGAGTTGTACAAGATGGACCTGACCGGAAGCCTGAAAGCTATCTATGGTGAGGAAGAGATCAAGCACATCTATCAGGTGATGTATGATGATATGACTGCAAATGCAAAGTGTAGCACCACTGGAAAGCTCTTTGGAACCCACATGAACCAGAACACTGAGCTGGAAGTTGTTGGTCTTGCTGCCAGGCTCTCCAACGATGCCCGTTTCAACTCACAGCCAATGCGCTTTGATCACATCATCCGCTGCAGCGTTGTTCCTTTTGATTTCAACCTTGATGCTGTCGTCAACGCTGATGGAGACATCAACGCATATGGAAAGCACAGTGCTCAGCTCTATGGCAAGTTCCTCCTGAAAGCTCAACCTCTGGCTTTGGCTAGTTCACATGATTGCAGAGCATCAATAACTCAGGAGCTAGGAAACAATTTTTCCCTCCAGACTATAATTGACAACAACATGGACACTGTAATGTCCCTCCAAGAGCAAAAGACCAGTTTTAGAATGAAATCTAAAATGAATGAGCATGTCTTCAATCAGGACATGAGTGTGTACAATACCCCTGAGAGAACTGGAATTGAAGTCTCTGGCACAATCCTCACCAACCTCATCAACATAGATTCTGCAGACAACCAGGAATTCACCGTCTCTGGCTTCCTCAAGTACGACAAGAACACAGACAGTCATATCATTCAGATCCCTCTTTTTAACAATCTCCCTGCCCTCTTGGAAAGTATGAAAGGCTTCATCGTGTATGTTGCTGAGACACTGCATGACTGCATCAACAACGAGGAGATAAAGGCTAAACTTGAGGCTCTTCCCCAGCATGTAAGTGACTTTGTTTCCAAATTGAATATTGAAGGCAAGGTAAACCAGCTTAAGCAGTATTTCACTGATCTTACCCAAGAATATGCAATTTCCATGGATGATGTGGAAGCTTCTTTAAGTAACCTGAAGGTTACCTTTGAAAAATGTCTTGCTGATCTCACTGTTTACATCCAACACTTTGTTGGTATGATGGAAGAACTTCTTAGTGGCAGTCTCCCTGAAACACTCGCTCAGAGTATCCAGCAACATCTGAATGCCTTTAACGAGGAATATGACATCAAGGCCCTGGTTGTGTATATGATTGACACCGTAAGAGAGATGGTCCAGCAGTTTAACTTGGAAAAACTGAAGGGCAGCAGCATTGCCTTCCTGCTTGACATTGATGCCAAGTATAAAATCCAGGCTAAGCTACAGACAATCATGTCAGAGATTAAGCAAAAGGTTGAGACCTTTGACTTGCAAAACTTTGTTGCTGAATTGAAAGGTTACATTACATATGAATATGTGGACTTCAGAGCTCACATTGAGGAACTCATTAGTCAGTTTCCCTCAGAGATTCTCAGTGATATAACAGATTATATAAGGCAAACGATTCAGGACCTTGATATCATAGCCAAGATCAACGACTTCTATGCCAAGGTGAGAGAGTTGACTTTAAAGTTTGAGGTAGACAAAAAGGTTCAAGTTGCTTTGGAACAAGCTATGGAGCTCATCGAGCAGAGCAAAATTGTGGAATCCATCAGAGCTGTATTCAAGATAGTTAAGGATGCAGATATACCTTCCAAATTTATGCAAAACTTCGAGGATTCTATCAACTATTTAAAATCATCTGAGATACAGGATATAATTATCCAGTTAAAAGACTACCTCCTTATTATTGAGGAGAACCTGAAGTCATTTAATTATAATGACTTTGTTGATTATGTCAATCAAATTATTGCCAAGTACACATCTCATGTGAATGATCTGCTCAGGTCTCTTGAAATCCCCCAGAAGCTTGAGGCAACAACCGATTTAGCCAATTTTGTCTTATCGTCTCTCAGAGGCTCTGTGGAACAACTGAGAGAAATCAATATTTCAGAAAGTGTGAAAGCTGCTCAAGCTGTCATTGACCAGGTTGTTCTTGATAATCTGAAGGTATTTGCAGAAGTTATAAAACAGAGAATTGCAAACATGGATGTCAATGCTGAAATTGCTTCTTATCTGCAGTTGGCAAGTAAGTGCTATACTGACCTCCTAATCTTTGCCACTGAGATGTTCACCAATATGGTTGAGATCTTTAAGAAGATGGCACCTGACCAAAAGATTGTCAGTGAGCTTTTGCAAATCGTCGATGGGCTCATTACAGAACTGAAGAAAGCCCAGCTAAACATAGCATCCTTCAGAATTCCTCTCACTGATCTTGTCGTGCCTTCCAAGACATTCACCATGAGTGATCTTCACCAGTTTGAAATCCCAACAGAGCTGAACATCCCAGAGTTCACCATCTTGGGGTTGCATACCGTGCAAGCGACCACCATCTCAATGAATGACATAAAACAGAGGCTCATTACCTTGATCGATTTCATTCTGAATTTTGAGATGACAATGTTTGATGTTGATGCTTTTATTGGAGACCTGAATATGAACTACCTTCCTAGCATTTCTGAATATTCACTCCCTGTGATCACTTtacctgagttctcctttcctATTCTGCCTGTTTTGCCAGCAGACAAACTTATAAAAACTCTCCAATTCCCGACAAGTAAGCTGCCATTAATTCCCAGTGACATCACAATTCCAGGCTTTGGTAAACTGAGTTATGAGATAAAAGTGAATACCCCCATCTACTCCATTAGGAGTGCTGCTGAGGTTCAAACATCTCTTGACATAAATGAGACTCCTCAGCTTACAGCCTTTGTGACTTCCCAAGGGACATCACTCAGTTTTGAAATCCTTAACTTCAACCTGGATTCCACTGCTCGCATTGTTGTTCCCAAGGACCATCAGCTGATTGCTGCTGAGACCCTTAAATTCACTCATGCTTTTCTTGCAGTGGACCATCATGCATCTGtaacattttctgacttctcAGCCCAGGCATCAGCCAAAACCACAGTAAAGGCCACCACAGCACATTACAATGCTGAGCTTTTAAACGAAGCTTACTTAGCCACCAAGGGTGGTTTATCAGCCAGTACTGACACATCCTATAAACATGTTCTCAGCCTCCCTATCATCGACCTCACGAGTGAGACATCTGTTACACAAAAATGTGTGGCCCGTCAAGAAGGTACATCAGTGACAGTAACTGTTGGAAACCAGGGTACTACCACCTTGAACTCTCACGACAACACTCATAAGAGTGATCTGCAGGTTACAATCAATCCAAGTACGCTCGTGCTCACCTTAAGTAGTGACACAGATACATTCCTTCTGAAGATGAAACAGACCATGAATGTTGACTTTCTCATGTTCAGCTATTTCAAGTCTGATTTTCATTCTGAAGTAGAAGGCTCCACGATAAAAAAGAGCATTTTGGTTGGATCAGTAAATGCCAATATTCATGACAAGAAGCTTGAACTGAAGGCTACTCAGACTACAGATCTAACTGGTTTTGTCAGTGGATCTTTCAACAATGTCATCGATGTTGTCATTGGTACCAGGGAGGTTGTGTTTATCTTTCAGAATAACGGAAACACGCAGCTCAGTTTAAATGATGCTCTTACTGCCAAGATCGATCTGCAGAATGATTACTCAGCGACCTTCAGGCCTGACAAACAACATATGAACACTGTGGCTCTGGCCCGTCTTAATCAGCACAAATTGTTCTGGAACTTCTCTATGGAGAACAATGAGAGGGAGTTAGCTGTTCTTACTGCTGTAGAAGGGGAAGCAGACGTTGCTTTTCTGACTAGGCCCATCAGTATTCCTGAGATGGATATTCCATTTGTTGACTTCCATACCCCAGCAATTAGCGATCTAGACTTGTATGGACAAACTGGACTGAAAAACATTCTAACTACCACTGAGCAGAAAATtgatttcaatggcaagattgTTTACCAAAAAAGCCAAGTAGACCCCTTGATCGATATGATGGGTCTAATCTACATTCCCTCAGTGGGTAACTTGATCACACAGCTGTCCTTCAAGTCTGACATTATCAATCTGAATGTCAATTCTGGATTGTATTCTGAAGATGACTTTGTCTTCCGTCTGGGAGCTACCACAATCTCTGAGTTTGAGGTTCTAAAAGCCAAACTCGATGGCACCACCAGTCTGACCACCAAGAGAGGACTCAAGTTGGCCAACTCCCTGTCCCTTGAACATCGTCACATTGAAGGCACTCATGACAGCTCCATTACTGTGAGTACGGAGACTTATGAAACTGAAATCTCTGTGGCTACTATTGCAAAGATTTCCCTGCCCATTTTCAATCTGGAGGCAAACCAAAATATGGCTGCATACACCAAAACCAGAGCAAACGCTGTCTCCACCTTGAGGGTGAAGGCTGATTTCAACATCCCCATGATCAAGGCAGTTGGAAAAGCAGAGGTTGACCACAGTCTGAAGCTGGAAGGAGCTTTTGAGTATCTTTCCATCGAGTCATCCACCAGAGCAAACATGGATGGAACAGTGCACGAGGATGTTTTAATTGTGGGAATCCTTGATAATGAGTTCAATCTGTACCTGAATGATGATGGCCTTCGCTCCACATCCAAGATTATCACTGATGCCAAACTAAACTATGGCACCGACAAACTCTTTGGCCTGGATGTAAATGAAAATCTTGCCGTTGAAGCCTCCCTGAGCCGAGTGTATGCAGTGCTGAAGTATACTAGCAACAATGAGGCAGACCTGTTCAGTCTCAACACACATGGGAAGCACAGTGCCCAGGCAACCATTGACTTTGCACCAGGGTCTTCCTTGATTGCCGATATTGAGATTGATATTTCTCAGCCCAGCAGTCTGGGTGAGCtgaccatctttgagaaaactgTTGCTGAAGTAACAGCTGACAAGCAGAAGATCTCTACCAACACCAAGTTCATCAGTCCATTGTACAGCACAAACCTGGCAGCCGAAGTCGAGGGCAATGCTCCAGTCTTCAAAGTCACCTTTAAGTCCTCTGCCACCTCTGTGATTGTCTTCTTGGAATACGACCTGGATT CTTCCATTACCATAACCTTTGAAAAAGCTGGCCTAAGTCTGAATGGAAAGTGTCTTTTCACCCATACCGACCTGACAGTGaaccttcaaaatgttttttcccaGACAATGAG TGACTCCCATTTCATACTAGATGTGGACATTACCAGCGCTGCCTTCACTGATGTGAACTTGCGCTTGGCTCTTCTCAAAGATGGATCCAGTGCCACAATTTCTATTCCATCTACAGGCCTCTTGGGTCTTGTGTTCCATGGCAGAGTCCCATCCCAGATGAACGCCAGGTTTTATGGTCGCTATGCT TCTGAACCTGGGAAGGACGTTGAACTTCTCACCATCAGAGCTTCAATCAAGGATGCTGAAAAAATGAATCTCAAGCTGTCCCTCAACATGGATGCCCCAAGCATTATGATCAGGGTTGTGCAGGAAAAACTTCCCGCCATCACTTCTTGTTTGTCTAACTTTGCTG